AGGATTTACAAAGAGAAAATCCTTCACACAAATCTGATTCAACTGAAGGTATCACAGCTACAGTTCCTGTACAAGTAAATTATAGTCAATTAGATGAAAGTCAAAGATCTGATTCAACTGAGGATGTCAAAGTTACAGTTCCTGATGAAAATAAGAAGGAAGTTTATCTTAATGAACCAGAGAACATAGCTAATAAACATACTAACATTGATAGTAAATCGGATACTAACCATTCTGATAGGTTGCCAAAAACCGGAACAGTTAGCGAAGTCTTCACGTCATTGGTTGCTGGAATAATGTTTACCTTAGGTGCATTTCTTGGATTAAAGAAAAAAGATCAAGATTAAGACAAAAGCTATAGATGAAAAATGGTTTATGTACTAAGATAGTGTGATGATGAGACAGTTTTGTGAAAATAGCCATTTATAACTCAATTATTTAGTTTGCTTTGATAGTGATACTCTTTTAGAATGTATTAATGGACTTAGTTTAGATAACTAATGAATTGATTGAAAGGGTTAGTATTGACAATATTGGTCATATTGATTAGATAATAAAATCTATCAAAATTTAAAGGCTAATAGAGGTGATGAGACAATTTCAAGGAATTAAGTAGCGTTTGGTTGCTTAATTCCTTTTTATTTGGAAGGAAGTTTTTCACCTGATTCCTTATTTTATGGCTATTATTGAGCCACTTAGACCGAGATATAGACCAGATAGGCAAAAGAACTTGTTCTTGAGAAACTCCTCTGCTATAATGATTTTTGTAAGGGATGTGAGGCGTCGATACCAGATGGTTCAAGTTTCTAAAAAGAAATTGGAGATTAACAAATGAAAAAATTATTGGGGATTGTATTTTTAGTAGCAGCAGCGACAGTAGTGTATTTTGGTTCTGTTGGCTGGCCAAGTTTAGATGTCAACCTCTGGTCCCTGATTCCGGTAGGATTGTTCCTCTTTTTCACACTAGAGAATCTTTTGAAAAAGGATTACAAGGCTAGTCTGATGTGCTTCATTATTGCCTTTATCATCGTAAATGCGATTTTGGATTTTTTGCCAATTTCAAGTGGCTTGGTGATTGGAGCAGGTGTGCTGGCTTGTGTAGGTATTGGTTATCTATTTCCGGATAAAGAAGGAAAATAGGAATTGATGAAAAAATAGATAAAGAAAAAAACACTTCAATCACTGTATTTCAGCTTGATTGAGGTGTTTTCAATTTTTTTTATTTCTGAGCCATCAATTCAACAATCATCTCGATATACATAACAAGGGTCAATAAGAATCCTGCACGCCAGAAGAATTTGATGAACTTAGGATAGTAAAAGCTGCGTTTTTTCAAAAGAAAGAAAAAAACGAGAATAATGGCTAGGAGTGAGAGGGCTAGTCCCAGTCTAGGGAGAAAATTATGGGTAAAGGTTTTAGCTGTGATTAGGTAGTACTCAAATACCAAGACTGGAAAAGCCAAATCCGCAAAGTTTCGTCCTAGTTTTTTTAATCTAAAAAGTTTGGTTATGATAATGCAGACAACTAAGG
This portion of the Streptococcus mitis B6 genome encodes:
- a CDS encoding DUF3397 family protein; this encodes MDMILMKLASILLLILTLVVCIIITKLFRLKKLGRNFADLAFPVLVFEYYLITAKTFTHNFLPRLGLALSLLAIILVFFFLLKKRSFYYPKFIKFFWRAGFLLTLVMYIEMIVELMAQK